The following proteins are co-located in the Pseudomonas sp. ATCC 13867 genome:
- a CDS encoding J domain-containing protein → MQKPRTHYDNLMVARTASAEVIRAAYKSLTQKYHPDKNPGDPQAARIMAMINQAYEVLSDPQRRRSHDDWIAQQEQAFQQAQFEQFQRQAGRAHTQPPPPPPPPPKTPPPPPPQQRQSAPPLAWGALLGNLFRTARWIGALGFALVLGLSYLDSYGQRHSAYVPPSAPARTTASATPGSPLLPAATPAASRTAPAGPPVPRCQPMPQDPKGRAWPRTAGYVRGFGIPYNAGYSQISIDNSQGNSALYIKLGPATSRSGTLERHAFVPAGQKFTLRQISPGTYYVKYKDIASGCNFRSSLLQVEQFSTATGYQYSDISLTLYKVLHGNMRVESLSEADF, encoded by the coding sequence ATGCAGAAACCGCGTACGCACTACGACAACCTGATGGTGGCGCGCACGGCCTCGGCCGAAGTCATCCGCGCCGCGTATAAGAGCCTGACACAGAAGTATCACCCGGATAAGAATCCGGGTGATCCGCAGGCCGCGCGGATCATGGCCATGATCAATCAGGCGTACGAGGTGCTTTCCGACCCACAGCGCCGGCGCTCGCACGATGACTGGATCGCGCAGCAAGAGCAGGCCTTTCAACAGGCACAGTTCGAACAGTTCCAGCGCCAGGCCGGCCGCGCGCACACGCAGCCACCACCGCCTCCGCCGCCGCCGCCGAAAACGCCCCCGCCACCCCCACCGCAGCAGCGTCAAAGCGCGCCTCCGCTCGCCTGGGGCGCACTGCTCGGCAATCTGTTCCGCACTGCCCGCTGGATCGGCGCGCTAGGCTTCGCCCTGGTGCTCGGGCTGTCCTACCTGGACTCGTACGGTCAACGCCACAGTGCCTACGTACCGCCGTCTGCCCCTGCGCGCACAACGGCATCGGCGACGCCCGGCAGTCCGTTGTTGCCGGCCGCAACCCCCGCCGCCAGCCGTACGGCACCGGCCGGGCCCCCTGTACCGCGCTGTCAGCCGATGCCACAGGATCCCAAGGGTCGTGCCTGGCCGCGCACGGCGGGCTACGTGCGCGGGTTTGGCATCCCCTACAACGCCGGTTACTCGCAAATCAGCATCGACAACTCCCAGGGCAACAGCGCGCTGTATATCAAACTGGGCCCTGCCACCTCACGCAGCGGCACCCTGGAGCGGCATGCCTTCGTGCCCGCCGGGCAGAAGTTCACCCTGCGCCAGATCAGCCCGGGGACGTACTACGTGAAGTACAAGGACATCGCCAGCGGCTGTAACTTTCGCTCCAGCCTGCTGCAGGTCGAGCAGTTCAGCACCGCCACCGGCTATCAGTACAGCGACATCAGCCTGACCCTGTACAAGGTGCTGCACGGCAACATGCGCGTCGAAAGCCTCAGCGAGGCCGACTTCTAG
- a CDS encoding TnsA endonuclease N-terminal domain-containing protein, with protein MKLDALSPLHSRDVARRTHRGRRAFVLCSPKNGRVEIRLESRLEQSVAQALELDPRVRSYRTQPFTLELSTGRLLAERPSRRQALETFYTPDFVADVNGLEVVIEVKPAAFLEERREQLVHLRSRFLALGRRFVVITEADLPPVYQRNLAVLLPFLTQASSHLVSWVEPLTRRAPEQLRGSLREVLAGLSPANHYLGAALLLGVLRVDLCEHCLEHMDFEVEPALGSLGVFEVLRYD; from the coding sequence ATGAAGCTTGACGCCCTTTCCCCCCTTCACAGCCGCGACGTTGCGCGGCGTACGCATCGTGGCCGCCGCGCCTTTGTCCTGTGCTCGCCGAAAAACGGTCGAGTCGAAATTCGCCTGGAGTCGCGGCTGGAGCAGTCCGTTGCGCAGGCTTTGGAGCTTGATCCCCGGGTACGCAGCTACCGCACCCAGCCCTTCACCCTGGAACTCAGTACCGGTCGATTACTCGCCGAGCGCCCCTCCCGGCGGCAGGCGCTGGAGACGTTCTATACACCGGACTTCGTCGCAGATGTGAATGGCTTGGAGGTGGTGATCGAGGTCAAGCCAGCCGCCTTTCTTGAGGAGCGTCGCGAGCAGCTTGTGCACTTGCGGTCGCGCTTTTTGGCCCTCGGTCGGCGTTTCGTGGTGATCACTGAGGCGGATCTTCCGCCGGTCTATCAGCGCAACCTCGCAGTGCTCCTACCCTTCCTGACTCAGGCGTCCAGTCATTTGGTCTCCTGGGTAGAACCGCTGACGCGGCGTGCGCCGGAGCAACTGCGTGGGTCACTGCGTGAGGTACTCGCGGGTCTATCCCCGGCCAATCATTACCTGGGAGCCGCCCTGCTGTTGGGGGTTCTGCGGGTTGACCTGTGTGAACACTGTCTGGAGCACATGGATTTTGAGGTAGAGCCGGCGCTCGGCTCGCTCGGCGTATTTGAGGTGTTGCGCTATGACTGA
- a CDS encoding DEAD/DEAH box helicase → MRLRMLAHAIKVWNENTGALSHLEIEPLPHQIHLVHHILASGNFNWLIADDVGLGKTIETGMLLHALRQRDLVKRILLVTPAGLTKQWQEELYHKFKIEDFEIYGEDFFINESRQWKMHDCVIGSMDRLKQEGHLESLLQAEPWDLVIFDEGHRLSRRQYGQKLDSSERYDLAKNLRSQTKHMLLLSATPHQGMQDKFVALLELLRPERRTDLMALNIKPEILHDMVFRNHKADVTDAEGNFIFQGKITSALQVPSSTESIEFDKTLQDYLRKGYDAGEALGRTGNAIGFVMTVYRKLAASSAAAIHRALCNRLQRLLDDEANGLSDEEPRDQRYLGEWEEQFTSDAREFFAGEVQLLKDLIAEAAVLKANDLKLKLFIEDIIGKIHAANADEKVLIFTEYRTTQNYLRAALADQYGSDQVELINGSMQHAERREAIKRFEEQGRFLISTEAGGEGINLQSKCHVMVNYDLPWNPMRLVQRIGRLYRYGQKKKVVVFNIQQTDSLDQNIVDLMYERIDSVVTDLAEVQRHEFNEGLKDEILGELAELIDVEDILQQATKLGIDRTRERIDEALKQARTAAAKQRELFAHAATSDPSELRDELEITVDHLYSFVLGMFDQLGIEVAERSHKERLLRIRLSEQVMRDMGLSPKASQRMDVTLDRMLAANRPDTHMLDLNSKLMQYLLGKACEYDFGGLAAMLNAPELGEGALLGAMLRWQGPQGKRMRQEFVAIQVNGGKAKLNPAKASQWLLSPAVHSSLSPAAEASKWLFKVAEEMVNQRLADASNRYLIPENLDWAAAGWTQDSTSF, encoded by the coding sequence ATGCGACTGCGCATGCTCGCCCATGCCATCAAGGTGTGGAATGAAAACACTGGTGCTCTTTCTCACCTAGAGATTGAACCGCTTCCTCATCAGATTCACTTGGTGCACCACATCCTCGCCTCCGGCAACTTCAACTGGTTGATCGCGGACGATGTGGGCCTCGGCAAGACTATTGAGACCGGCATGCTCCTGCATGCGCTGCGGCAACGAGATCTGGTCAAACGCATCTTGCTGGTTACCCCCGCAGGCCTGACCAAGCAATGGCAGGAAGAGCTCTACCACAAGTTCAAGATCGAAGACTTTGAGATCTATGGTGAGGACTTTTTCATCAACGAATCTCGCCAATGGAAGATGCACGACTGTGTCATTGGCTCCATGGATCGACTCAAGCAGGAAGGTCACTTGGAAAGCCTGCTCCAAGCAGAGCCCTGGGATCTGGTGATATTTGACGAAGGCCATCGACTCAGCCGTCGCCAGTACGGGCAGAAGCTGGACAGCTCGGAACGCTATGACTTGGCGAAAAATCTACGCAGTCAAACCAAACACATGCTGTTGCTGAGTGCGACCCCTCACCAGGGCATGCAAGACAAGTTTGTCGCTCTGCTGGAACTGCTTCGCCCCGAGCGACGCACCGACCTAATGGCTCTCAACATCAAGCCAGAAATCCTGCATGACATGGTGTTCCGCAATCACAAGGCGGATGTAACGGATGCAGAAGGGAACTTCATCTTCCAAGGCAAAATAACCAGTGCCTTGCAGGTACCCAGCAGCACGGAATCCATCGAATTCGATAAAACCCTTCAGGACTATCTGCGCAAAGGCTATGACGCGGGTGAAGCACTGGGACGAACCGGTAACGCTATTGGCTTCGTGATGACCGTCTACCGCAAGCTAGCAGCCTCCAGTGCAGCAGCTATTCATAGGGCGTTGTGCAACCGCCTTCAGCGCCTGCTCGACGATGAGGCCAACGGACTCTCGGATGAAGAACCCAGAGACCAACGTTATCTGGGTGAATGGGAAGAACAGTTCACCAGTGATGCCCGCGAATTCTTCGCTGGTGAAGTGCAGCTGCTTAAAGACCTGATTGCCGAAGCAGCAGTACTGAAGGCTAACGACCTCAAACTGAAGCTGTTTATCGAAGACATCATCGGCAAGATCCACGCCGCCAATGCCGACGAGAAGGTGCTGATCTTTACCGAATACCGCACCACTCAAAACTACCTCCGCGCAGCACTGGCTGACCAATATGGTAGCGACCAGGTCGAGCTCATTAATGGCTCCATGCAACATGCTGAGCGACGTGAGGCTATCAAGCGATTCGAGGAGCAAGGCCGCTTTCTGATTTCGACTGAGGCAGGCGGGGAGGGCATCAACCTTCAGAGCAAATGCCACGTCATGGTCAACTATGACCTGCCCTGGAACCCAATGCGCCTCGTACAGCGCATTGGCCGCCTGTATCGCTATGGCCAGAAGAAGAAGGTTGTCGTGTTCAACATCCAGCAAACCGACAGTCTGGATCAGAACATCGTCGACCTGATGTATGAGCGAATCGACAGCGTGGTGACCGATCTTGCCGAGGTTCAGCGGCATGAGTTCAACGAAGGCCTGAAGGATGAAATCCTCGGAGAGCTGGCCGAGCTGATCGACGTAGAAGACATCCTGCAACAGGCGACAAAACTCGGCATAGACCGTACCCGTGAGCGAATCGACGAAGCGCTGAAGCAGGCACGTACGGCTGCCGCTAAACAACGAGAGCTGTTTGCCCATGCCGCCACCAGCGACCCCAGTGAGCTACGCGATGAGCTCGAAATTACTGTCGATCATCTCTACAGCTTTGTCCTTGGGATGTTCGATCAATTGGGCATTGAGGTCGCAGAGCGCAGCCATAAAGAGCGGTTGCTGCGTATCCGATTGTCCGAGCAGGTAATGCGCGACATGGGGCTGTCCCCGAAGGCCTCACAGCGCATGGATGTAACCTTGGATCGCATGCTGGCGGCCAATCGTCCAGACACCCACATGCTCGACCTCAACTCCAAGCTGATGCAGTACCTACTGGGCAAGGCCTGCGAGTACGATTTTGGCGGTTTGGCTGCCATGCTCAATGCGCCAGAACTAGGAGAGGGTGCTCTGCTTGGAGCCATGCTGCGCTGGCAAGGCCCCCAGGGCAAACGCATGCGCCAGGAGTTTGTTGCCATTCAGGTTAACGGTGGTAAAGCCAAGCTGAACCCTGCGAAGGCCAGCCAATGGCTCCTGAGCCCTGCCGTACACAGTAGCCTTAGCCCAGCCGCAGAGGCCTCCAAGTGGCTGTTCAAAGTTGCAGAAGAAATGGTTAATCAGCGACTTGCTGATGCCAGTAACCGCTATCTAATACCCGAAAATTTGGACTGGGCAGCTGCAGGCTGGACTCAGGACAGCACATCGTTCTAG
- a CDS encoding DUF6804 family protein, translating into MLMAGAFPLPYAYYSVLRLLACAVFIFATYLAAQRQHRWLPWAYGLCALVFNPLAKLHLPKELWMLLDIAAGLLLLGSAGVIRRRASPPTE; encoded by the coding sequence ATGCTGATGGCCGGCGCGTTCCCCCTACCGTACGCCTACTACAGTGTCCTGCGCCTGCTGGCCTGCGCGGTTTTCATATTCGCCACCTACTTGGCGGCGCAACGTCAGCATCGCTGGTTACCCTGGGCCTACGGCCTGTGCGCCTTGGTCTTCAATCCGCTCGCCAAACTGCATCTCCCCAAAGAGCTGTGGATGCTGCTGGATATCGCGGCAGGACTATTGCTGCTCGGTAGCGCGGGCGTTATTCGGCGCCGCGCGTCACCTCCCACCGAGTGA
- a CDS encoding type I restriction-modification system subunit M: MNSPKLQDQSQIKWISDFIWNIADDRLRDVYVRGKYRDVILPFTVLRRLDAVLEATKDAVLERKKLLDAHNVAEQDGALRDAAKQAFYNVSEFTLAKLKASAAGQRLRDDFIAYLDGFSPNVQEILTKFNFRNQIQKLVDSHVLGYLIDDFLDPEINLAPLPVKDADGRIKLPALDNHGMGTVFEELIRRFNEENNEEAGEHFTPRDVVQLMAKLLFLPVADWIESSTYSLYDGSCGTGGMLTVAEEVLHELADEHDKEVSIHLFGQEISDETYAICKADLLLKGEGAEAENIVGGADKSTLSADQFRSREFDFMISNPPYGKSWKTDLERMGGKKEFNDPRFIVSHAGESEFKLITRSSDGQLMFLVNKLQKMKHNTPLGSRIALVHNGSALFTGDAGQGESNIRRWVLENDWLEAIIALPLNIFYNTGIATYIWVLANKKAQARRGKVQLIDASQWFQPLRRNLGKKNCELSDSDVACILDLYLGEAQETAQSKWFDTQDFGYWKITVERPLRLKSQLSDERIEPLRFASSDEALRAEIYATHGEALYSEFAKRKTAIEAWLKGEDENEDEDSEDGDSDDDSETPATRKAVPAKRRKKLLDASTWQRDKRLLEVAQRARKALGSAVFDDHNEFRTCFDAALKAQGDKLSASEKKAIYKAVSWRDETAPPVIAKRTKLKASDPFVGNYDGRYLLDEHNHREVVEYESDADLRDTEQVPLKEPGGIDAFFAREVRPHTPDAWIATDKTQIGYEISFARYFYKPTPLRTLAEIRADILALEQQSEGLLHKIVGGV, from the coding sequence ATGAATTCCCCCAAGCTCCAAGACCAAAGCCAGATCAAGTGGATTTCCGACTTCATCTGGAACATCGCCGATGACCGCCTGCGCGATGTGTATGTACGCGGCAAGTACCGCGACGTGATCCTGCCCTTCACCGTACTGCGACGGCTCGATGCAGTGCTAGAAGCTACTAAGGACGCGGTGCTGGAGCGCAAGAAACTACTTGATGCCCACAACGTGGCAGAGCAGGACGGTGCACTACGTGATGCTGCCAAGCAGGCGTTCTACAACGTTTCGGAATTCACCCTAGCCAAGCTGAAGGCTAGCGCGGCAGGCCAGCGCCTGCGCGATGACTTCATTGCATATTTAGACGGCTTCTCGCCCAACGTGCAGGAGATCCTCACCAAGTTCAACTTCCGCAACCAGATTCAGAAGCTAGTGGATTCCCACGTCCTCGGCTACCTGATCGACGACTTCCTCGACCCGGAGATCAATCTCGCGCCGCTGCCGGTCAAGGATGCAGACGGGCGCATCAAGCTGCCTGCGCTGGACAACCACGGCATGGGCACCGTGTTCGAGGAGCTGATCCGCCGCTTCAACGAAGAAAACAACGAAGAGGCGGGCGAACACTTCACGCCACGCGACGTGGTTCAACTCATGGCTAAGCTGTTGTTCCTGCCCGTGGCTGACTGGATTGAATCCAGCACCTACTCGCTATACGACGGCAGCTGCGGCACAGGCGGGATGCTGACTGTTGCCGAAGAAGTCTTGCACGAACTGGCGGACGAACACGACAAGGAGGTGTCCATTCACCTGTTCGGCCAGGAGATCAGCGACGAAACCTACGCCATCTGCAAGGCCGACTTGCTCCTGAAAGGCGAGGGCGCAGAGGCCGAGAACATAGTTGGCGGTGCAGACAAATCGACCCTGTCCGCCGATCAGTTCCGCAGCCGCGAGTTCGATTTCATGATCTCCAACCCTCCCTATGGCAAGAGTTGGAAAACCGATCTGGAGCGCATGGGCGGCAAGAAGGAATTCAACGATCCTCGCTTTATCGTCAGCCACGCGGGCGAGTCCGAGTTCAAGCTCATCACCCGCTCCAGCGACGGGCAGCTCATGTTCCTGGTGAACAAGCTGCAAAAGATGAAGCACAACACGCCGCTGGGCAGCCGCATCGCGCTGGTGCATAACGGCTCGGCGCTGTTTACCGGCGACGCAGGCCAAGGTGAGAGCAACATACGCCGCTGGGTACTAGAGAACGACTGGCTGGAGGCCATCATCGCCCTACCGCTCAACATCTTCTACAACACCGGCATTGCCACCTATATATGGGTGCTGGCCAACAAGAAGGCCCAAGCGCGCCGTGGCAAAGTGCAGTTAATAGATGCATCGCAGTGGTTTCAGCCGCTGCGCCGTAACCTCGGCAAGAAGAACTGCGAACTGAGTGATTCTGACGTTGCCTGCATCCTCGATCTCTACCTCGGTGAAGCACAGGAAACCGCCCAGTCCAAATGGTTCGATACCCAGGACTTCGGCTACTGGAAGATCACCGTCGAGCGCCCGCTACGCCTGAAAAGCCAACTCTCCGACGAACGCATTGAGCCCCTGCGTTTTGCCTCCAGCGACGAGGCACTGCGCGCCGAGATCTACGCCACCCACGGCGAAGCGCTCTACAGCGAGTTCGCCAAGCGCAAAACGGCCATCGAGGCCTGGCTAAAAGGTGAGGATGAGAACGAAGACGAGGACAGTGAAGACGGCGACAGCGACGATGACAGTGAGACCCCCGCAACCCGCAAGGCTGTGCCCGCCAAGCGCCGCAAGAAACTGCTCGACGCATCGACTTGGCAGCGTGACAAGCGGTTGCTGGAGGTGGCGCAACGGGCTCGGAAGGCGCTGGGCAGCGCCGTGTTCGACGACCACAATGAGTTCCGCACCTGCTTCGATGCTGCACTCAAAGCGCAGGGCGACAAGCTCAGCGCGTCAGAGAAGAAGGCCATCTACAAGGCTGTCAGCTGGCGAGACGAAACGGCTCCGCCCGTTATTGCAAAACGCACAAAACTCAAAGCCTCTGACCCCTTTGTGGGGAATTACGATGGTCGTTATCTGTTAGATGAACACAACCACCGCGAAGTCGTGGAATATGAATCCGACGCGGATCTGCGCGACACCGAGCAGGTGCCGTTAAAAGAGCCAGGCGGTATCGACGCCTTCTTTGCCCGCGAAGTGCGGCCGCATACACCAGATGCCTGGATCGCCACGGACAAAACCCAGATCGGCTATGAAATTTCGTTCGCCCGCTACTTCTACAAGCCCACGCCACTGCGCACTCTGGCGGAAATCCGCGCTGACATACTCGCGCTGGAGCAGCAGAGCGAAGGTTTGCTGCACAAGATTGTGGGGGGGGTGTGA
- a CDS encoding DUF262 domain-containing protein encodes MSFRTAEPSLKDVLDSIAKGETQLPDFQRGWVWDDRHISSLIASLSLSYPIGAVMFLEAGGVPFKPRLFEGVELKPAPSPKILVLDGQQRLTSMYLALRSGKPVKTRTEKGAEINRVYFLDMTKCLDPQEDREDAVVSVPESLMVTSDFGRHVDLDLSTPTKQYQLRMFPAALMFDTAGFMQWKMGYANHFGNNLEAAMFLMRFEQDIWLRFQQFKVPAIELSSDTPREAVCQVFEKVNTGGVTLTVFELMTATFAASEFNLREDWDKRAARMTSRHSVLKAVDGTSFLVAVTLLASFERHLKSKSPVSCKRADVLRLEKEDFTRLADSVEAGFKKAAEILAEEKIFEIRSLPYATQLIPLAVICTHHQIKIDLHGVKQKVLRWYWCGVFGELYGGANETRFAMDVPDVAQWIEEGNEPRTLRDSSFAPNRLLSLQSRQAAAYKGLTALLMKHGSRDFITGTPIDLNTYFNNAIDIHHIFPRAWCEAPAQRLPREKWNSVVNKAPLAASTNRYIGGDAPSIYLGRVEKHKQVDAKTLDTFLHSHAIPVAELRGDNFDDFICKRGSELLKLIEAATGKGISGRDSEETVKAFGAALA; translated from the coding sequence ATGAGCTTCAGAACCGCTGAACCGTCCCTGAAAGACGTCCTCGACTCAATCGCTAAAGGCGAAACCCAGCTGCCTGACTTTCAACGCGGCTGGGTCTGGGATGACAGGCACATCAGCTCCCTAATCGCGAGCTTGTCTCTTTCGTACCCCATTGGCGCGGTCATGTTTCTTGAAGCTGGCGGTGTCCCTTTTAAACCGCGCCTTTTCGAAGGCGTTGAGCTCAAGCCTGCTCCTAGTCCGAAGATCCTGGTGCTAGATGGTCAGCAGCGCCTCACCTCTATGTATCTGGCTTTACGAAGCGGTAAGCCCGTCAAAACCAGAACGGAAAAGGGCGCAGAGATTAATCGTGTGTACTTCCTCGATATGACGAAGTGCCTAGATCCGCAGGAGGATCGTGAAGACGCCGTGGTTTCTGTGCCGGAATCCCTAATGGTTACTTCCGATTTCGGTCGCCATGTGGATCTCGATCTCAGCACGCCTACTAAGCAGTATCAGCTGCGCATGTTCCCGGCTGCCCTGATGTTTGATACAGCGGGCTTCATGCAGTGGAAAATGGGCTATGCGAACCACTTCGGAAATAACCTCGAAGCAGCGATGTTTCTCATGCGCTTCGAACAGGATATCTGGCTTCGCTTCCAGCAGTTCAAGGTTCCAGCCATCGAGTTGTCCAGCGACACACCGCGCGAGGCGGTCTGCCAAGTATTCGAGAAGGTGAACACAGGTGGAGTAACGCTGACAGTCTTTGAGCTAATGACGGCGACCTTTGCTGCCAGCGAATTCAATCTACGCGAAGACTGGGACAAACGTGCAGCCCGGATGACCTCCAGACACAGCGTTCTGAAGGCCGTAGATGGTACGAGCTTCCTAGTGGCCGTAACATTGCTCGCCAGCTTCGAGCGCCATCTGAAGAGCAAGAGTCCAGTTTCCTGCAAACGGGCCGACGTACTGCGCCTGGAGAAAGAGGATTTCACCCGGCTTGCAGACAGCGTCGAGGCGGGATTCAAGAAAGCTGCAGAGATCCTGGCGGAAGAGAAGATCTTTGAGATTCGCAGCCTGCCGTATGCAACCCAGTTGATTCCCCTGGCAGTGATTTGCACGCACCATCAGATCAAAATCGATCTGCATGGTGTGAAGCAGAAGGTCTTGCGCTGGTACTGGTGTGGCGTCTTTGGTGAACTGTATGGCGGCGCCAACGAAACCCGCTTTGCAATGGACGTCCCGGATGTGGCCCAGTGGATTGAGGAGGGTAATGAACCTCGGACTCTGCGTGACTCCAGTTTTGCGCCCAATCGGCTGCTATCGCTGCAATCGCGCCAAGCCGCTGCCTACAAGGGCCTAACTGCGTTGCTGATGAAACATGGCAGCCGCGACTTCATCACCGGTACACCGATCGATCTGAACACCTATTTCAACAACGCCATCGACATACACCACATTTTCCCCCGTGCCTGGTGCGAAGCCCCAGCCCAGAGACTACCCCGCGAGAAGTGGAACAGCGTAGTCAACAAAGCTCCGCTAGCCGCCAGCACCAACCGCTATATCGGTGGGGATGCCCCCAGCATCTATCTAGGGCGTGTCGAGAAGCACAAGCAGGTTGATGCCAAGACGCTGGATACCTTCCTACATAGCCATGCCATTCCGGTGGCAGAGCTACGTGGTGATAACTTCGACGACTTCATCTGCAAACGCGGCAGTGAACTGCTGAAGCTCATCGAGGCAGCCACCGGCAAAGGCATCTCGGGTCGCGACAGCGAGGAAACCGTCAAGGCATTCGGCGCTGCCCTTGCCTGA